A window from Micromonospora profundi encodes these proteins:
- a CDS encoding DinB family protein, whose product MTTTDLTRERADLLQSLRRHRGFLLQTVDGLTDEQAATRTTVSELCLGGLVKHVAAMEERWMRFAVGGAEEMQREPVDWVGQFQMAPDETLAGLVERFHTVSSRTDDLIGTLDLDAAHPLPEAPWFEPGAAWTVRRVLLHLIAETSQHAGHADILREAIDGAKTMG is encoded by the coding sequence ATGACCACCACTGACCTCACCCGCGAACGGGCCGACCTGCTCCAGTCGCTGCGCCGGCACCGGGGCTTTCTGTTGCAGACAGTCGACGGGCTCACCGACGAGCAGGCGGCGACGCGCACCACAGTCAGCGAGCTGTGCCTCGGCGGCCTCGTCAAACACGTGGCGGCCATGGAGGAACGCTGGATGCGCTTCGCCGTCGGTGGCGCGGAGGAGATGCAGCGTGAGCCCGTCGACTGGGTCGGTCAGTTCCAGATGGCGCCCGACGAGACGCTCGCCGGGCTGGTCGAGCGGTTCCACACGGTGTCCAGCCGGACGGACGACCTGATCGGCACCCTCGACCTGGACGCGGCTCACCCGCTTCCCGAGGCGCCATGGTTCGAGCCGGGTGCGGCGTGGACGGTCCGCCGGGTGCTGCTGCACCTGATCGCCGAGACGTCCCAGCACGCCGGGCACGCCGACATCCTGCGCGAGGCGATCGACGGCGCCAAGACGATGGGCTGA